From the genome of Mya arenaria isolate MELC-2E11 chromosome 5, ASM2691426v1:
GAAAATTGGTTTGTTGGAAAATACTCTTTTTACAATAGAATGGAATTGATTTGAATTGAAGGTCTCAGCTTTTTTGAACGTTTTTGTTTGCATAGGGGGTAACGAGTTTTGGCCATTTTCGATGAGTTCGCCGAGAGGCTGGCCTTTagaaattatttgattataagTTAGAAAACGTTTCTTGTCACTTCAACAAAGAAAAAAGGAGAGTGTGTCACTAATGCGGATTAAATATATTCTATGCCGGCAAAAAACTTACTTGATTAATATCATGCATTCTATGGAACGTAGTAACATGTATTCGAGTTTtcgcttgtttgtttttatcacaGCCTTGGTGTCGGCCTCGTCGGCCTTCAAACTTAAGCTTTAAACTGTGAACACGTTTTACTGACTCTGATTTGAATTGTTGCTGCGATATGCCAATTGATTGACTAAGGTGAACGGACGAGTATTGGTACCCGGTTGCGGTGCTCTCAGTATGGATGGCAGTATGATTCCTGCtcgaaattaacattttaccttTTCAGTGCTTGACCCGTGCTCTGAGGTATCGTGCGCAAACGCCGGAATGTGCGTAATGACGTCAGAAGGACCAAAATGCGCATGCGTAGGGGCCTCCCGTGGGCCTACATGCGAAAGTCGTACGTATGCACTGTTTAATTTATATGTCCATGACTTTGCTCTTGATTACGAAAAGCTGACAGTCATGCTTTCCTGTATGTGTAGCCCAAGACTATGTATAAGACTTTGTGTGGTGATCGTGTGGAAGAaccttttatttcttaaatcttTTCAGGGACTCTCTCCAAGTTTGTTAAGGTGTATATAGAAGGGGAAATTAGTAATTGAAGCTCACATGACtaagttaaaacaaaaaggTTGAGGCGGCGTTATGAACCTTTTAAGCtctgaaaaaatgttgtattttttcccTTAACAGATTGTCTGTATGGCCAGGACACTGATAGCTGCAAAGGCTTGCACGGTATGTTCTATGACTGTTCGAACTGTGGACGTTTCGTCTTGTGTAATTTAGGACGAACGTTCTCGATGCCCTGTGTTGAAGGGTACATATGGACGGACGTTGGATGTCAGCCACCCGCGGATACGAAAGTGCTATGTCAGCATACTCAGCCATGATGTCACTTCCGGATTGTGTGATGAACGTCTTTTCAAAAcgtcatttttacttaatgtcaATCTTTCGTTATTTTGTCTCTCTCGGATGtgtgtaaatattaatttttaataacgATAAGAAGAACTCATTTACAGATGTGTTCCGATCCCAATATCGACAAAAATACTCCAGTCAAATCTCAAATTTGATCACAACCCACTTTACCACATAAAAAGGataatatgattcaaaatctggtgttttataaaaaaaagtgcgcgtgtcatagaaaatattttgcaaatatttgaaaaaaaaagaccTGATTCTTGCACAAAAACATGAACTTGATTTAAAGTATAGCATTTAACCAACATATTCTATGAGATGATGCGCTTTTAAGAAGTGTAAAAACATAAACGATATTTAATAACTTTCGACACTATGCTAAAATAGTTTAGACTGTTATTGAGATTTCATATAAGATTGTTTGTGGTATTGGGGtcttgtataattattaattatgtgGTGTTGTGAAGAAACAACGCatccattgataaaacaatgtattatattctaAAGCATGTAAAAAGTTATGGTAACCTTCAATCAGGTAATATAAGTCAAAATAAAAACTTTCACATGTCAAACAAGTATCCGGACACCTACATAACAAAACATCTGAACTCAACAATCTGGAAGAGTTTAACCTAACAAGTAACACATTCCATAATTAATTATTAGGTTAGCTTAATGTACATATGTCTGTTTATAGAAATactatttgttaaaaaaataaagtgttgttttcgataaaaaaaaaaaacacacacaaaactaaatactgttcttttaattaaaacaaaaattaaaattcgATCCTTCGTTCTgtataataaaaactaattgTGAATGCgtaaaacacttatatttttttcaatacatgaTTTTTATATGCAGTGATTACATCGTCCATGGCATTAGGCTCAAGCGATGACATCACTTTGAAATGCTGTAATAGTAAAGTTGTTCAACAAATAACTTTGCGATGGTCCCTGGTCCAACTTTCACTTCGCCTGTACAGTGCTTTTGGTCCTGGAAACCACTGTGATCTCGTGAGCCGGGGACCGACTTGCCGTGCCGAATGGTGACGGAGATTGCCGAAGCCAAGGCGTATTTCTCCGGAATCCGAACTGTCCATTGTAGCCAGTCGATGGTTTGATTCCCTGCATGAACTGGGAATGGCCGTCAGTGAGTTCACTTGAATAGCCTGGAATATATGTATAGAATTAGAGGTTTGTGCCGGCGTAGATTGATACATAATTATAAGGAATAGTACTGTCCGGTGCCGTTGTCATTGTCCGTCGTCGTCTGCGTCCTCATTATTTCTTGTCTATTCCGTCgaacttgaacatttattatCCACATTCGGTAACATCTGCACACGTATTATATCGACAACGTTCGATAACCAGCCGAAAGTTATGGTCTTAGAACTGTAAAAATGTTACCGCTCTTTAGCTTGAGAAAATTTTGCTAACCTTAGTATCAAGGTGTACAGGTATACAATATCTCAGGACGTACTTGAGAAGTACTCAAAGTTAACAGCTGTCAACAGAAATGAATAGTGTCTGATACATATAACATTAAAGATAACCAAGGCTATGTACCTGCACCGGCGTCGTTCCGGAGGCTGACGTACTGGCGTCCCGGTCCGCACTTCTCGAAATAGTCCATCACGTGACCGTCAATGGATGTGCCCGGCTTTGCCTGGAAATAGATGTCAACAAGTAAAGAAATGGTTCCTAGCGTGGATGGTGATTGTGTTGATACATACCCTGGTACCCTTCCTGTAGTTGTTATCAACCGTTGTTGTGGTGACTTGTGTGGCGTCTGTATGGCACTGCAGGTGTGTTAATGCAGCTCTAGTACGACGTCATGTCCCATGCATGGACATCTGGCGATTGTTTCTAGAATAACATCTCCTTGATACCTTTGCCAGCGAGCTTAGCAAATTTATAATAAGACGCATACTTAATATTTTCTAGCAAAATGCACTTGACAGCTTTTTCGAACGGCCTTGTGTCCTCTTGTTCATGTTGCGTCTTCCGCTATCATCGAGGTGACATGGTTTTCGAGCTTTTTAATGGTCTTGTTCTGTTAATACATCTTTGAGTAGTGAGCGATATCATTTAAGTCGGTTGTTTCCATTTATTGACGGAATGATGAAAACTCTTATGCAAATGTTTGCAGATCCATTACttcaaatttgttcaataatttaTCAGAGTGGAAAGGTAATACAAGACATTTCTCCACGACGCTCCTGTGTGGTAAATGCATTCATTGGTCTTCCTACTTCACTAAGTAGAAGAGATGAATAGAAACATAATGTCAATATCAATATACCTTGTGTCCGACAGAAGCACTTGATAATATGACCTGCCATTTACCTTGTCGTGCATGTACCAAAATatcctggccccaatttctcgaaagttcttaagcATAATCAtattaagtatcttatttcactaagccattttttcaactttttaatcttaattttagTAAATAAAGAATCGCTTATGGTGATTATACTAaagttaatttcattttaaatctcCAAATGTCTAAAGAATttaaatattacacatattataccaaaacaaaaatagtgagctaagcttaatcctgttataggggacttaagatgttttgagGAATTGGGCCCTGGACAACCGAGCGAAGGAGTAAAAATCGAGAAAAATATATagttaacataattttaatattacaaatggCAATTTTCGGGTTAACATCCGAATCTTTACGAATTTCACAGAGTGATTTACGGCAATCTTCGGAATCACCGTTGACGATAACTTAGGCTGGGCTTTTTGTGCACATtcacaatgttttaaaatacgaACTAGTCATTAATCACATTGGAACATTGGACGCTTTTATAGATACGACCATAGACAAACGCGTCAGTTTGAGCACTCTGCCTTggtaatgtaaatatttggtcCACAATCAGAGATACATTTGTCATGcccttaattaaaattgatcaaTTTGTCTGCTAGcctaaatttaataaaataatctgTGAATGTGTTAAATGCAGATTATTCGTGCCTCAAAGTTGTTCCCTTTTCAGTATTGATCAAAATTTGCAAATGTGCACATTTACAGTATACATTTTCAATGGATATGAAATATTCCGATCTATTGCAATTTGATACATGCAGGCAATGATTTGAATGCTTTTTCTTATCGTATAAAACTCGAATGGCCTTTCTcgtttcattcatattttccattatgcaatttaaattattgatcACTTGTGACCATTATAGAAAATCGCTAACTGCCTGTATAGCATGTAGTCATTCAATTTTATGGTATGAAGTTTGTCAAAGGAGAACTATACGACTTTAATGCGGGTATTCAAAGTATACCAGCATGTATTTCTATTGGAATTGTTCGCTTACAATGTAGTTTATGTCGTATATACATGGGTGTCAATTTACCAATAATGCGATTCCTTAAATCCTTTGAGAAGATTATAATTCGAATGCTTGCTTGGCTGGTTAAATTTCAATactttacaataaaatacaccCCCTAGATTAATTCAAAATTAAGCACATCGACGACTTTCAATTTGCTAAAAGATTATGATGATCCTTAAATCATATTATTCGCTTGTTTTATTTCTGCATAAATTCGGAACTTAATTTCTGCACGCAATTATACGTCATACCGCTCCATGGTCCCTCTGACAATAAAAGACGTGATACGATACGATTAGTTGTGAAATGAGACCAGTGTGAATGATTTGTAAATTCATAAATCCACTATGGACTTGGTTTTGCTTTAATTTTGTGTTTCTTGTATACAACAGCAATGTGAACTAATACGATACATATACACGTACATGGGTTGCGGTCTCAGTCAATGCGTTCATGTTAAATAATAcgatacatatacatgtacatagtttGTTGTCCGAGTCGATGCGTCCATGTTAAATAATACGATACACATGCACGTACATGGGTTGCGGTCTCAGTCAATGCGTCCATGTTAAATAATAcgatacatatacatgtacatagtttGTTGTCCGAGTCGATGCGTCCATGTTGAATAATACGATACATATACACGTACATGGGTTGCGGTCTCAGTCAATGCGTTCATGTTAAATAATACGATACATATACACGTACATGAGTTGCGGTCTCAGTCAATGCGTTCATGTTAAATAATACGATACATATACACGTACATGGGTTGCGGTCTCAGTCAATGCGTCCATGTTAAATAATACGATACATATACACGTACATGAGTTGCGGTCTCAGTCAATGCGTCCAAGTTCAATAATACGATACATATACACGTACATGGGTTGCGGTCTCAGTCAATGCGTCCATGTTGAATAATACGATACATATTCACGTACATGGGTTGCGGTCTCAGTCAATGCGTCCATGTTCAATAATACGATACATATACACGTACATGAGTTGCGGTCTCAGTCAATGCGTTCATGTTAAATGATACGATACATATACACGTACATGGGTTGCGGTCTCAGTCAATGCGTTCATGTTAAATAATACGATACATATACACGTACATGAGTTGCGGTCTCAGTCAATGCGTTCATGTTAAATGATACGATACATATACACGTACATGGGTTGCGGTCTCAGTCAATGCGTCCATGTTGAATAATACGATACATATACACGTACATGGGTTGCTGTCTCAGTCAATGCGTCCATgttcaataatacaatacatatacacgtACATGAGTTGCGGTCTCAGTCAATGCGTGCATGTTAAATGATACGATACATATACACGTACATGGGTTGCTGTCTCAGTCAATGCGTCCATGTTCAATAATACGATACATATGAACGTACATGAGTTGCGGTCTCAGTCAATGCGTTCATGTTAAATGATACGATACATATACACGTACATGGGTTGCGGTCTCAGTCAATGCGTTCATGTTAAATGATACGATACATATACACGTACATGGGTTGCTGTCTCAGTCAATGCGTTCATGTTAAATAATACGATAAATATAGACGTACATGGGTTGCGGTCTCAGTCAATGCGTTCATGTTCAATGATACGATACATATACACGTACATGGTTGCGGCGCGGGTCAATGCGTTCATGTTAAATGATACGATACATATACACGTACATGGGTTGCTGTCTCAGTCAATGCGTCCATGTTCAATAATACGATACATATACACGTACATGAGTTGCGGTCTCAGTCAATGCGTTCATGTTAAATGATACGATACATATACACGTACATGAGTTGCGGTCTCAGTCAATGCGTCCATGTTCAATAATACGATACATATACACGTACATAAGTTGCGGTCTCAGTCAATGCGTCCATGTTAAATAATACGATAAATATAGACGTACATGGGTTGCGGTCTCAGTCAATGCGTCCATGTTAAATGATACGATACATATACACGTACATGGTTTGCGGTCTCAGTCAATGCGTTCATGTTAAATAATACGATACATATACACGTACATGAGTTGCGGTCTCGGTCAATGCGTTCATGTTAAATGATACGATACATATACACGAACATGGGTTGCGGTCTCAGTCAATGCGTCCATGTTAAATGATACGATACATATACACGTACATGGTTGCGGCGCGGGTCAATGCGTTCATGTTAAATACTACGATACATATACACGTACATGGGTTACGGTCCGGGTCAATGTTAAATTGTACGATACATATACACGTACATGGGTTGCGGTCTCAGTCAATGCGTCCATGTTAAATAATACGATACATATACACGTACATGAGTT
Proteins encoded in this window:
- the LOC128233737 gene encoding uncharacterized protein C17orf98-like, which encodes MADDRPTKSASSKRHNKLYRTPPTPPPEEFMREERGFVLDCNAVSSISGDFSKANPKLGPVIPPYNAQNDPHVANYFKFSGVDKTLGKTGQAKPGTSIDGHVMDYFEKCGPGRQYVSLRNDAGAGYSSELTDGHSQFMQGIKPSTGYNGQFGFRRNTPWLRQSPSPFGTASRSPAHEITVVSRTKSTVQAK